One genomic region from Cryptosporangium minutisporangium encodes:
- a CDS encoding CoA transferase, translated as MTASNNDVPRSAPLTGVRVLEWSRSIAGGYAGRTLRDAGARVVRAGAPGSGPERPALAAYLHSGKERTDADLADLPRVSREVDADIVLIELPDAPDAELRAAFDDDRVVVFLTPWGLDGPWAGAGRPWSEFTLQAESGSLSIRGVLENDPLATGSAEPLWIAGAMAAGAAIAALQGGPDGRVLDVPLLEVSGYSTNLFIDVMAAVHGMPREPFLQRRRLTPSVEPASDGWVGFNLASVQNHEDFLVLIERPDYLADEEMKTHEGRYRRAAELTEAVRSWTRRHTVAEIVERAAAFRIPCAPVHNGRTILDDPQIVARDFYPDHPGGGFREPAPPFLFDGERPARTGAAAAATGERPDRQLDRPAPFAGLRVLDLGTWWVGAYVGSLLGAFGADVIKVESTNRIDGSRTMGGLPPTRDHWWECSNFYLGANGNKRNVTLDLSQPDGVALLRELIASADVLIENYAPRVLESVGLDWAAVHELNPRLVMHRMPAFGLTGPRRSMVGYAQTVEQFSGLAWRTGYPDGDPTNPSGPADPMGAANSFFALAAAIYRSRRTGVGMLVESPLAEAALVMTAEQVIAWTGDRELLTAQGNRGSEAHLQGAFRARGTDRWVGISVLDEAQWTALTEVTGFRHWADETDLADRAGRRARAAALEKELSGWIAERDADDVVETLLAAGVPAARLIDARFLHEHPQLAGRGSYELTELPYAGTLALPTLPFRRVGQPQWMRRRPPTLGEHNAEILGGELGLSDERLADLERRGVIGTRPLGF; from the coding sequence ATGACGGCATCGAACAACGACGTTCCCCGTTCCGCCCCCCTGACCGGCGTCCGGGTCCTGGAGTGGTCCCGGTCGATCGCCGGTGGCTACGCCGGCCGCACCCTGCGCGACGCCGGGGCCCGCGTCGTCCGCGCGGGCGCGCCCGGCAGCGGTCCGGAAAGGCCCGCGCTCGCCGCGTACCTGCACTCCGGCAAGGAGCGGACCGACGCCGACCTCGCCGACCTTCCGCGGGTAAGCCGGGAGGTGGACGCGGATATCGTCCTGATCGAACTCCCGGACGCCCCCGACGCCGAGCTGCGCGCGGCGTTCGACGACGACCGGGTCGTCGTCTTCCTCACGCCGTGGGGACTGGACGGTCCGTGGGCCGGAGCCGGACGGCCGTGGAGCGAGTTCACGCTCCAAGCCGAGTCCGGCTCGCTGAGCATCCGCGGTGTGCTGGAGAACGACCCGCTCGCGACCGGCAGCGCCGAGCCGCTGTGGATCGCCGGCGCGATGGCCGCCGGTGCGGCGATCGCCGCGCTGCAGGGCGGTCCGGACGGACGCGTACTCGACGTTCCACTGCTGGAAGTGTCGGGGTACTCCACGAACCTCTTCATCGACGTGATGGCCGCCGTGCACGGCATGCCCCGCGAGCCGTTCCTCCAGCGTCGGCGGCTGACGCCCTCGGTGGAGCCGGCGAGCGACGGCTGGGTCGGCTTCAACCTCGCCTCCGTGCAGAACCACGAGGACTTCCTCGTGCTCATCGAACGGCCGGACTACCTGGCCGACGAGGAGATGAAGACGCACGAGGGTCGCTACCGGCGGGCCGCCGAGCTGACCGAAGCCGTCCGATCCTGGACCCGGCGGCACACGGTCGCCGAGATCGTCGAGCGGGCGGCCGCGTTCCGGATCCCGTGCGCACCGGTCCACAACGGCCGGACGATCCTCGACGACCCCCAGATCGTCGCCCGCGACTTCTACCCCGACCATCCCGGTGGTGGTTTCCGGGAGCCGGCGCCGCCGTTCCTGTTCGACGGCGAGCGTCCGGCGCGCACCGGCGCGGCGGCAGCGGCGACCGGGGAGCGCCCCGACCGGCAGCTCGACCGGCCGGCGCCGTTCGCCGGGCTGCGCGTCCTCGACCTCGGGACCTGGTGGGTCGGTGCCTACGTCGGCTCGTTGCTCGGCGCGTTCGGCGCGGACGTGATCAAGGTCGAGAGCACCAACCGGATCGACGGTTCGCGGACGATGGGCGGTCTCCCGCCCACCCGCGACCACTGGTGGGAGTGCAGCAACTTCTACCTCGGTGCCAACGGCAACAAGCGGAACGTCACGCTCGACCTCTCCCAGCCGGACGGGGTCGCCCTGCTGCGCGAGCTCATCGCGTCGGCCGACGTGCTGATCGAGAACTACGCGCCCCGGGTCCTGGAGTCGGTCGGGCTCGACTGGGCGGCGGTCCACGAGCTCAACCCTCGGCTGGTGATGCACCGCATGCCGGCGTTCGGCCTCACCGGCCCGCGCCGCTCGATGGTCGGCTACGCGCAAACCGTCGAGCAGTTCTCTGGGCTCGCCTGGCGCACCGGCTATCCGGACGGCGACCCGACGAACCCCAGCGGACCCGCGGACCCGATGGGCGCGGCGAACTCGTTCTTCGCGCTCGCCGCGGCGATCTACCGCAGCCGCCGCACCGGCGTCGGCATGCTGGTCGAGTCCCCCCTGGCGGAGGCCGCTCTGGTGATGACCGCGGAGCAGGTGATCGCCTGGACCGGCGACCGTGAGCTGCTCACGGCGCAGGGCAATCGGGGGTCCGAGGCCCACCTCCAGGGCGCGTTCCGGGCCCGTGGCACCGACCGCTGGGTGGGGATCTCGGTACTCGACGAAGCCCAGTGGACGGCGCTCACCGAGGTCACCGGGTTCCGGCACTGGGCGGACGAGACAGACCTGGCCGATCGCGCCGGGCGCCGCGCCCGCGCCGCCGCGCTGGAGAAGGAACTCAGCGGCTGGATCGCCGAGCGCGACGCCGACGACGTGGTGGAGACGCTGCTGGCAGCCGGGGTTCCGGCGGCGCGGCTGATCGATGCCCGGTTCCTGCACGAGCACCCGCAGCTGGCCGGCCGTGGCTCCTACGAGCTCACCGAGCTGCCGTACGCGGGCACGCTCGCGCTGCCGACGCTGCCGTTCCGCCGCGTGGGGCAGCCCCAGTGGATGCGGCGGCGGCCGCCGACCCTCGGCGAACACAACGCGGAGATCCTCGGTGGGGAGCTGGGACTGTCCGACGAGCGGCTCGCCGATCTCGAGCGCCGCGGCGTCATCGGAACCAGGCCACTGGGGTTCTGA
- a CDS encoding acyl-CoA dehydrogenase family protein, whose protein sequence is MDFTFDETQQDVLDLATTILTDRGKPERLSAVEAAGDSVDEVVWQDLAAAGLIGIALPEELGGSGAGFTELCVLVQAAARACVRVPLVDTAVAVAAPLARFGTPEQRERLVAPFAAGTTLLVGALTRPGGRAARPVVTRTADGWALRGVLSHVPAADRAERLLVDAADETGRVGLFLVDLRSSTVERTPHATVDRLPRWHVRLTDTPVADADVVRACGDAADVLDWTLPRIDAARCAAQLGRCDAALTLTATYVSEREQFTRPIGSFQAVAHRLADAYIDTEGLRLTTWQAIWLLAEELPAEEALAIATVWATEAPTRVGEAAMHLHGGTSVDLDYPVHRAFLGAKNDVFALGGPGQRLEELGDLLAVS, encoded by the coding sequence GTGGACTTCACGTTCGACGAAACGCAGCAGGACGTTCTCGACCTGGCGACGACGATCCTCACCGATCGCGGTAAGCCCGAACGGCTCAGCGCGGTGGAGGCCGCCGGCGACAGCGTCGACGAGGTGGTCTGGCAGGACCTCGCGGCCGCCGGACTGATCGGCATCGCACTCCCGGAGGAACTGGGCGGCAGCGGCGCCGGCTTCACCGAACTGTGCGTGCTGGTGCAGGCCGCGGCGCGCGCGTGCGTGCGGGTTCCACTGGTCGACACCGCGGTGGCCGTCGCTGCGCCACTCGCCCGCTTCGGCACGCCCGAGCAGCGCGAGCGGCTGGTGGCGCCGTTCGCCGCGGGGACGACGCTTCTGGTGGGAGCCCTAACCCGGCCCGGTGGTCGGGCGGCGCGGCCGGTGGTGACCCGCACGGCGGACGGCTGGGCGCTGCGCGGTGTGCTGTCCCACGTGCCGGCCGCCGATCGGGCCGAACGCCTGCTGGTCGACGCCGCCGACGAGACCGGTCGAGTCGGGCTGTTCCTCGTCGACCTGCGGTCGAGCACGGTGGAGCGGACGCCGCACGCCACCGTCGACCGGCTGCCGCGCTGGCACGTCCGGCTCACCGACACCCCCGTCGCGGACGCCGATGTCGTCCGCGCGTGCGGTGACGCCGCGGACGTTCTGGACTGGACGCTGCCCCGGATCGACGCCGCCCGATGCGCGGCCCAGCTCGGCCGCTGCGACGCCGCGCTGACGCTCACCGCGACCTACGTGTCCGAGCGCGAGCAGTTCACCCGCCCGATCGGTTCGTTCCAGGCGGTGGCCCACCGGTTGGCCGACGCCTACATCGACACCGAGGGCCTGCGGCTCACCACCTGGCAGGCGATCTGGCTGCTGGCCGAGGAGCTCCCCGCGGAAGAGGCGCTCGCGATCGCCACAGTCTGGGCGACCGAAGCCCCGACCCGCGTGGGCGAGGCGGCGATGCACCTGCACGGCGGCACCAGCGTGGATCTCGACTATCCCGTTCACCGGGCCTTCCTGGGGGCGAAGAACGACGTCTTCGCCCTCGGCGGTCCCGGCCAGCGACTCGAAGAACTCGGCGACCTCCTGGCGGTGAGCTGA
- a CDS encoding acyl-CoA dehydrogenase family protein — MHLKYSPEQEKLQQELRAYFADLMTPEERRHLRHGYSAVAATEAYRSVVRRLGEDGWLGIGWPREIGGQGRTMVEQAIFNDEAAYANVPTPLLTINSIGPAIAAHGTEEQKRTLVQGILKGRVHFAIGYSEPDSGTDLASLRTRAVREGDEYVINGQKLWTGMMEAADYIWLAVRTDPDAFRHKGISVLVVPRDAPGVESTRLRTLGDNSIAAVSFTDVRVPVENCIGGENNGWAIITGQLNSERVALVSSVQLERGLAAVTAWAKEQHYPDGTRLIDKAWVRTALARVKADAEFLRVLNRKLATAVDNGSLNAADASSAKVFGSELMGRGARMLAQIAGPDAVFTDDDPAAILGGSMAKGVASSNVMTFIGGVNEIQRDLIAQFGLGLPRAKR, encoded by the coding sequence ATGCATCTCAAGTACAGCCCTGAGCAGGAGAAACTTCAGCAGGAGCTGCGGGCGTACTTCGCGGACCTGATGACGCCCGAGGAGCGGAGACACTTACGCCACGGGTACTCGGCAGTGGCTGCGACGGAGGCCTACCGCAGCGTCGTTCGCCGGTTGGGGGAAGACGGGTGGCTGGGGATCGGCTGGCCGAGGGAGATCGGCGGGCAGGGGCGAACGATGGTCGAGCAGGCCATCTTCAACGACGAGGCAGCGTATGCGAACGTGCCGACTCCGTTGCTCACAATCAACAGTATCGGGCCGGCGATCGCCGCGCACGGTACCGAGGAGCAGAAGCGCACGCTCGTGCAGGGCATCCTCAAGGGCCGGGTGCACTTCGCGATCGGCTACTCCGAGCCCGACTCCGGCACCGACCTGGCGTCGCTGCGGACCCGGGCGGTGCGCGAGGGCGACGAGTACGTGATCAACGGCCAGAAGCTCTGGACCGGAATGATGGAGGCCGCCGACTACATCTGGCTCGCGGTCCGCACCGATCCGGACGCATTCCGGCACAAGGGCATCTCGGTACTCGTCGTTCCGCGCGATGCCCCCGGTGTCGAGTCGACCCGGTTGCGGACACTCGGCGACAACTCGATCGCGGCAGTCTCGTTCACCGATGTGCGCGTCCCGGTGGAGAACTGCATCGGTGGCGAGAACAACGGCTGGGCGATCATCACCGGCCAATTGAACTCCGAGCGGGTCGCGCTGGTCTCCTCCGTGCAGCTCGAGCGAGGCCTCGCCGCCGTGACCGCCTGGGCCAAGGAACAGCACTACCCCGACGGCACCCGGCTGATCGACAAGGCCTGGGTCCGGACCGCGTTGGCGCGGGTGAAGGCCGACGCGGAGTTCCTCCGCGTGCTCAACCGCAAGCTCGCCACCGCGGTGGACAACGGCAGCCTCAACGCCGCCGACGCGTCCTCGGCGAAGGTGTTCGGCAGCGAGCTGATGGGCCGCGGTGCGCGCATGCTCGCGCAGATCGCCGGTCCCGACGCGGTGTTCACCGACGACGATCCCGCCGCGATCCTCGGCGGCTCGATGGCGAAGGGCGTCGCGTCCTCCAACGTCATGACGTTCATCGGCGGCGTCAACGAGATCCAGCGCGACCTGATCGCCCAGTTCGGTCTCGGCCTTCCGCGCGCCAAGCGCTGA
- a CDS encoding IclR family transcriptional regulator, with protein MSKATSPTPAGMIDRVVDILGAFEGVGSLTLAQVVTRTGIPRSSAHRILEHLVKVRWLRREENTYELGLRMLELGTLAAHHNALRSAALPHLHNLQNRTGLVVHLAVLDGTDIIYLDKVGGRLGMQVPSRIGGRAPAHCTAAGKMLLAAAHDDVVQAVLAGPMEAPTSASLVSERRLRAELRRVAERGVAFDREESAHGIGCVAAPVGRPDAPSAAVSICGPVGRVNFEQLVGTVRAAARQVSTALLSGQIRYLPGSLSEARVAIAAGQ; from the coding sequence ATGAGCAAGGCAACGTCGCCGACGCCCGCCGGGATGATCGATCGCGTGGTCGACATCCTCGGTGCGTTCGAGGGCGTGGGCAGCCTGACCCTCGCCCAGGTCGTCACGCGAACCGGGATCCCCCGGTCGTCCGCGCACCGGATCCTCGAGCACTTGGTGAAGGTGCGCTGGCTACGCCGCGAGGAGAACACCTACGAGCTCGGTCTGCGCATGCTGGAGCTGGGCACGCTGGCGGCCCACCACAACGCGCTGCGGTCCGCGGCCCTGCCGCACCTGCACAACCTGCAGAACCGGACCGGGCTCGTCGTCCACCTCGCGGTGCTCGACGGCACCGACATCATCTACCTCGACAAGGTCGGCGGCCGCCTCGGGATGCAGGTCCCCTCCCGAATCGGTGGACGCGCACCGGCGCACTGCACCGCCGCCGGCAAGATGCTGCTGGCCGCCGCGCACGACGACGTCGTGCAGGCGGTGCTCGCCGGGCCGATGGAGGCGCCGACGTCGGCCAGCCTCGTCTCCGAGCGACGCCTGCGGGCGGAGCTCCGACGGGTGGCCGAGCGCGGCGTCGCGTTCGATCGGGAGGAGTCCGCGCACGGCATCGGCTGCGTGGCCGCACCGGTGGGACGCCCGGACGCGCCGAGCGCCGCGGTGTCGATCTGCGGCCCGGTCGGCCGGGTGAACTTCGAACAGCTCGTTGGAACCGTGCGGGCGGCCGCCCGGCAGGTGTCGACCGCTCTGCTCAGCGGCCAGATCCGGTACCTGCCCGGCTCGCTGAGCGAAGCCCGCGTGGCGATCGCCGCGGGCCAGTGA
- a CDS encoding amidohydrolase family protein has translation MPLQPSMKLISVDDHLIEHPRVWADRLPAKFQEPGPRIVDEPSPSGGPPIQVWYYQGKRFPAIGLNAVAGKRPEEYGVEPVRYADMIPGCYDPRARLVDMDLDGVWAGANFPSFPRFAGALFTAEGGDMELAHACVLAYNDFVLDEWCATDPRRFIPLVVLPWWDADACVAEIHRTVAKGAKGISFPENMVPLGLPSLYTDHWEGVLSAAEEANLPLCMHFGSSGSPPATAPEAPYAVTISLYGTNLMSATAHLLFSPVFHRHPNLKVALSEGGIGWVPYLLERIDGTWERHRWYQNVVKDVRPSELFRKHIYGCFIDDVFGLKNRHDIGIDNITWECDYPHSDSYWPHSRKYAEKVLADVPDDEARKIVETNARRLFNFWDDEARGVDA, from the coding sequence GTGCCGCTCCAGCCATCGATGAAACTGATCTCGGTCGACGACCACCTCATCGAGCACCCGCGGGTGTGGGCCGACCGGCTCCCCGCCAAGTTCCAGGAGCCCGGGCCCCGGATCGTCGACGAACCCTCGCCGTCCGGCGGGCCGCCGATCCAGGTCTGGTACTACCAGGGCAAACGGTTCCCCGCGATCGGGCTGAACGCGGTCGCCGGCAAGCGCCCGGAGGAGTACGGCGTGGAGCCGGTCCGCTACGCCGACATGATCCCTGGGTGTTACGACCCGCGGGCCCGCCTGGTCGACATGGACCTCGACGGCGTGTGGGCCGGGGCGAACTTCCCGTCGTTCCCCCGCTTCGCCGGGGCGTTGTTCACCGCCGAGGGCGGTGACATGGAGCTCGCGCACGCGTGCGTGCTCGCGTACAACGACTTCGTGTTGGACGAGTGGTGCGCCACCGACCCGCGCCGGTTCATCCCGCTGGTCGTGCTGCCGTGGTGGGACGCCGACGCCTGTGTGGCCGAGATCCACCGGACCGTCGCCAAGGGTGCGAAGGGCATCTCGTTCCCGGAGAACATGGTGCCGCTGGGGCTGCCCTCGCTCTACACCGACCACTGGGAGGGCGTGCTGTCCGCGGCCGAGGAAGCGAATCTGCCGCTCTGCATGCACTTCGGCTCGTCCGGGTCCCCGCCGGCCACCGCCCCCGAGGCACCGTACGCGGTGACGATCTCGCTCTACGGCACCAACCTGATGTCGGCCACCGCCCACCTGCTGTTCTCGCCGGTCTTCCACCGCCACCCGAACCTCAAGGTCGCGCTCTCCGAGGGCGGGATCGGCTGGGTGCCGTACCTGCTGGAGCGCATCGACGGTACCTGGGAGCGGCACCGCTGGTACCAGAACGTGGTCAAGGACGTCCGTCCGTCGGAGCTGTTCCGCAAGCACATCTACGGCTGCTTCATCGACGACGTCTTCGGGCTGAAGAACCGCCACGACATCGGCATCGACAACATCACCTGGGAGTGCGACTACCCGCACTCGGACTCCTACTGGCCGCACAGCCGCAAGTACGCCGAGAAGGTCCTCGCGGACGTGCCGGACGACGAGGCCCGCAAGATCGTGGAGACAAACGCGCGTCGGCTGTTCAACTTCTGGGACGACGAAGCTCGCGGAGTAGACGCGTGA
- a CDS encoding SDR family NAD(P)-dependent oxidoreductase — translation MTDGTAPHVAVVTGASRGIGRAIARRLAADGIAVAAAGRSLRPGDGTLAGSLEETVDQIHADGGRAVAIPFDLADRQADRAQILSRAADAFGAPVDIVVNNAAAERNFDQRFPDMTRDAFWRAVETNVWAAWELAAAAVPGMRQRGAGWILMISSSQAGPRLGPPFPPNPTYGAALYGGTKAMIDRITTGAAMDLYDDGIAVNALAPEYQIATENAQRVAGVRADEAEPEETIAEAALALCTGDPAVLTGRIAYNLSLLVELNRPVHTVDGRALLPGWQPDDIDPSRLRTPYLRAAPHPVQSRR, via the coding sequence GTGACCGACGGGACGGCGCCGCACGTCGCCGTGGTCACGGGCGCCAGCCGAGGCATCGGGCGGGCGATCGCGCGGCGGCTGGCCGCCGACGGGATCGCGGTCGCCGCCGCGGGCCGGTCGCTCCGCCCCGGCGACGGCACGCTGGCCGGGTCGCTGGAGGAGACCGTGGACCAGATCCACGCCGACGGCGGGCGCGCCGTCGCGATCCCGTTCGACCTCGCCGACCGGCAGGCCGATCGGGCGCAGATCCTGAGCCGCGCCGCCGACGCGTTCGGCGCGCCGGTCGACATCGTGGTGAACAACGCCGCCGCCGAACGCAACTTCGACCAGCGCTTCCCGGACATGACCCGGGACGCGTTCTGGCGGGCCGTCGAGACGAACGTGTGGGCGGCGTGGGAGCTGGCCGCGGCCGCGGTCCCCGGCATGCGGCAGCGCGGCGCCGGCTGGATCCTGATGATCTCCTCGTCGCAGGCCGGCCCCCGGCTCGGCCCGCCGTTCCCGCCCAACCCAACCTACGGCGCCGCGCTCTACGGCGGCACGAAGGCGATGATCGACCGGATCACGACCGGCGCGGCGATGGATCTCTACGACGACGGCATCGCGGTCAACGCGCTGGCCCCGGAGTACCAGATCGCCACCGAGAACGCGCAGCGGGTCGCCGGTGTCCGCGCCGACGAGGCAGAGCCGGAGGAGACGATCGCCGAGGCCGCGCTCGCGCTGTGCACCGGGGACCCCGCGGTGCTCACCGGTCGCATCGCCTACAACCTCTCGCTGCTCGTGGAGCTGAACCGGCCGGTGCACACCGTCGACGGCCGTGCGCTGCTGCCCGGCTGGCAGCCCGACGACATCGACCCGTCCCGCCTGCGTACGCCGTACCTGCGGGCGGCGCCCCATCCCGTGCAGTCCAGGAGGTAG
- a CDS encoding amidohydrolase family protein, producing MTDLEIVDCHNHVLRSADHSCDLYSNLLRFSAAMGLPDRPEFFGTPEEAERVMDATGIAHMNILMFTWSGVYWRQGQNILPDESRARAAASEDLRQRIVRRIQDNNTWALEQVAGNPRLSCFVGIDPVLMDSETLLAEVENGLRRGALGVKHVPMNHSTEGDDPRLRPVLDYCASAGVPILTQAAGFMAGRPGRWAKPLADFPTLKLIFAHLGHDRTFGQGADAEVLELVRAYPNVHTDVSLRLIEVAEGHVSAEDMVAHLRKLGSDRVLFGSNWVISEYLWMRSRPGVAHPGSHDRLDREIEVLKTLPLTDDERTALAAGNFRRLTGLGR from the coding sequence GTGACCGACCTGGAGATCGTCGACTGCCACAACCACGTGCTGCGCAGCGCCGACCACAGCTGCGACCTGTACAGCAACCTGCTGCGGTTCAGCGCCGCGATGGGCCTACCGGACCGGCCGGAGTTCTTCGGCACGCCGGAGGAGGCCGAGCGCGTCATGGACGCGACCGGCATCGCGCACATGAACATCCTGATGTTCACCTGGTCCGGGGTCTACTGGCGTCAGGGCCAGAACATCCTGCCCGACGAATCGCGCGCTCGCGCCGCCGCGAGCGAGGACCTGCGGCAGCGCATCGTCCGCCGGATCCAGGACAACAACACGTGGGCGCTGGAGCAGGTCGCCGGCAACCCGCGGCTGAGCTGCTTCGTCGGCATCGACCCAGTGCTGATGGACTCGGAGACGCTGCTCGCCGAGGTGGAGAACGGGCTGCGCCGGGGCGCGCTCGGCGTCAAGCACGTGCCGATGAACCACTCCACCGAGGGCGACGACCCCCGCTTGCGCCCGGTGCTCGACTACTGCGCCTCGGCCGGAGTCCCGATTCTGACCCAGGCCGCCGGGTTCATGGCCGGACGACCCGGTCGCTGGGCGAAGCCGCTGGCCGACTTCCCGACGCTGAAGCTGATCTTCGCGCACCTCGGCCACGACCGGACGTTCGGCCAGGGCGCCGACGCGGAGGTGCTGGAGCTGGTCCGGGCGTACCCGAACGTGCACACCGACGTGTCGCTGCGGCTGATCGAGGTCGCCGAGGGGCACGTCAGCGCCGAGGACATGGTCGCTCACCTGCGGAAGCTGGGGTCCGACCGGGTGCTGTTCGGCAGCAACTGGGTGATCAGCGAGTACCTGTGGATGCGCAGCCGGCCGGGCGTCGCGCACCCGGGCAGCCACGATCGGCTCGACCGCGAGATCGAGGTGTTGAAGACGCTGCCGCTGACCGACGACGAGCGGACGGCGCTCGCCGCCGGCAACTTTCGCCGCCTGACCGGGCTCGGCCGATGA
- a CDS encoding SDR family NAD(P)-dependent oxidoreductase has protein sequence MSSQAEELLGLTDAVALVTGGGGGIPKAAAIALARAGAHVAVADIAGEFAEQTRKEIDALGRRSIALQADVRRPDDVRRMVETTRAELGPLAVAVNGVGSLGAATPKSFLDFTLEEWNGPVELNLTTAMLCMQAEALAMIQDGVHGAIVNFASTSGVTAAPSIAHYGAANAGVIHLTSSIALELAQYGIRVNCVVPGTHAIDRTGRETPTSSRPGQAEFMRRAAEATPMGRLGTAEDTAGVAVFLASSLSSYLTGHSVVSDGGIVHTTRRPPAGALTPKALDEVTQ, from the coding sequence ATGTCATCCCAGGCCGAGGAGCTGCTCGGGCTGACCGACGCGGTCGCGCTGGTGACCGGCGGCGGAGGGGGCATCCCCAAGGCCGCCGCGATCGCGCTCGCCCGAGCCGGGGCGCACGTCGCGGTCGCCGACATCGCCGGCGAGTTCGCCGAGCAGACCCGTAAGGAGATCGACGCGCTGGGACGCCGCTCGATCGCGCTGCAGGCCGACGTCCGGCGCCCCGACGACGTCCGCCGGATGGTCGAGACGACGCGCGCGGAGCTCGGGCCTCTGGCGGTGGCGGTCAACGGCGTCGGCAGCCTCGGCGCCGCGACGCCGAAGTCGTTCCTCGACTTCACCTTGGAGGAGTGGAACGGCCCGGTCGAGCTGAACCTCACGACCGCGATGCTCTGCATGCAGGCCGAGGCGCTGGCGATGATCCAGGACGGCGTGCACGGTGCGATCGTCAACTTCGCGTCGACCAGCGGGGTGACCGCCGCACCGTCGATCGCCCACTACGGCGCCGCCAACGCCGGCGTCATCCACCTGACCAGCTCGATCGCGCTCGAACTGGCGCAGTACGGCATCCGCGTCAACTGCGTCGTGCCGGGCACCCACGCGATCGACCGCACGGGCCGGGAGACTCCCACCTCGAGCCGCCCCGGCCAGGCCGAGTTCATGCGCCGGGCCGCCGAAGCCACGCCGATGGGCCGGCTCGGCACTGCGGAGGACACCGCCGGAGTCGCGGTCTTCCTCGCCTCCAGCCTGTCGTCGTACCTGACCGGCCACTCGGTCGTCTCCGACGGCGGCATCGTGCACACGACCCGCCGCCCGCCGGCCGGTGCGCTCACGCCGAAGGCGCTGGACGAGGTGACGCAGTGA
- a CDS encoding Zn-ribbon domain-containing OB-fold protein, with the protein MTRLKPQRAGIPLPEPTPVSRTFWDGCAGGELRYQRCETCGAAQFDPVLLCRCCGADTLSWQVSAGLGSVYSHTVVHRPQTPAFDVPYAVVLVAFDEGFHLLTNLVSADVADVRTGLRVRVTFADVGGGICLPYVEPTYVEPAAVPADAERS; encoded by the coding sequence ATGACCCGGCTGAAGCCCCAGCGCGCGGGCATCCCGCTGCCCGAGCCCACACCGGTCTCCCGGACGTTCTGGGACGGCTGCGCCGGGGGCGAACTGCGCTATCAGCGGTGCGAGACCTGCGGCGCCGCGCAGTTCGACCCGGTGTTGCTGTGCCGCTGCTGCGGTGCCGACACGCTGAGCTGGCAGGTCAGCGCCGGGCTCGGCAGCGTCTACAGCCACACCGTCGTCCACCGGCCGCAGACCCCGGCGTTCGACGTTCCCTACGCCGTTGTCCTCGTCGCGTTCGACGAGGGCTTCCACCTGCTGACCAACCTCGTCTCCGCGGACGTGGCCGACGTCCGGACCGGTCTGCGAGTGCGGGTGACGTTCGCGGACGTGGGTGGCGGCATCTGTCTGCCCTATGTCGAGCCGACGTACGTCGAACCGGCAGCGGTGCCGGCCGACGCGGAAAGGAGCTGA